CAGGAAACCCTACTTAAAAGCCTAATATAAATCACCACTTTCCTGTAAAGAATGTAAACGATGATAAATTCCCCCTCGATGGAGTAACTCCTCATGGTTGCCCACTTCCGCAATTTTGCCCTGATTTAGTACAATAATCTTATCCGCTTCTCTGACAGTGCTAAGACGATGGGCAATAATAATAGTAGTGCGCGTACCAAAAATTGAACGCATCGCTAACTGTATTTCCCTTTCTGACTCATAATCAAGACTAGAAGTAGCCTCATCAAACACTAATATATCAGGATTAACTAATAGCGCCCGTGCAATACCCAAGCGCTGTTTTTGTCCCCCGGATAACCTTACCCCCCTTTCTCCTACGATGGTATTATATCCTTCGGGTAATCTTTGGATAAATTCATCAATGCGCGCAATTTGACAAGCATTTCTTAACTCCGTGGCAGTAACATCAGGATTACCGTAGATGAGATTATCTAAAATTGTACCGTTAAACATATCCACCTCTTGATGCACGATAGCTAAACGGCGACGATAACGAGTAATATCAAGACTGCGAATATTTGCCCCATCCACGAGAATTTCCCCCTGTAAAGGTGCGAAATAACGAAACAATAATTTAACTAGAGTTGATTTTCCTGAACCAGAGCGCCCGACTAATGCTACTGTTTGATAAGGCTCAATGACAAAGTTAATATTATCTAACACTAGATTATCAGGATGATAACCGAAAGAAATATTTTGAAAGTGTAATTTTCCAGTGAATTGATAGGGATTTTCTGACAAATACTCAGGCAGTAAACTAGAGGCATCCTCTCCACTGGGTAAATTCATAAACTCATGGAAACGAATCATCGAAGCATAACGGCGTGCGAAAACTTCCGCTAAATTGCTGAGGGGTTCAAGTTCTGAATACGCCATACTAGCAAGGGTGTAAGTAGTGATAAAATGCCCCAGCGACATTTCCCCTCGAAAAGTAGGAATTAAAACACCGATAAAGACTAGGAATAATGATAATTGTACGACAGTGCGATTCCAAGTGGCTAACTTCACATAACCTAAGTGAATGCGATTAATTACCACTCGATATTCACGGTTTAAACGTTTCTTTTGTCGGGCTAATTCCCGCGCTTCAGTGGCAAAAGATTTGACCGTTTTTATGTTAGTAATAATTTCAGAAGTGCGACTTTCGGTATTTTCTTGATGGGTGTCTAAAAGTTGCTCTCGAATAATTAATTTTTTTAAATGAATAAAAGTCAAGGTTAAAATTAGGATAAAAGAAATAATAAAACCAAGAGCAATCCATTTTTCAATTAATAAAATAACTACAAAAATTCCTAATATTCTAATTAATTTAGGTAAAAATTCTCCTGCTATTTCAGGATAAGTCCAAGTATGGTTAGATATACCTCTGGATATTCTTCCAGCTATTCTACCCGGGTTATTTTCATCATAAAAATTAAGAGGTAATGTTAATATTTTTTCGATTACTTTTTGGGAATGATCGCGCCGTGACTTTAGCGTAATTTCCCAATGAAACCAAGAACCTAGCCATGATTGGACGGGCGCTCTCACCACTGCAATTACAAAGATTAAAAGACAAATAGCGATTAAATTAACTGATTTTTCATTGGTAGATAAACTAGAAATAAAAGTAAATTTATTAATAATGTTTTGTAGAAAAATATCAATATTTTGATTAGATAAAATGTTGAGTATTTGCCCAATTAAATAAGGAATAATAAGGTCAATTATTTCTAAAATACCAGCAGCACCAATGCTAAAAAATACTGTTAATTTATATTTACTGTAATATCTTAGTAAATCTCGAAAAGAAGCCATTATCTTTACTGGGGAATTTTTCGTTAAATAGGTAAGTAAATAGCAAGGGAAGGCAAGATAAGAGAGGGGAAGGCAAGGGGCTTAAGCCCCTTGTTATATCATTACTCATATACAATCAATTTTACCAAGAATTTATAGCGTTTTTCACTGTGATGATATACGTCTAAAGCCTTATAATTGTTAATATTTCATTCTCCACTATAAAATTGACAGTAAATTCTCTTAGATAAAAATGGAAAAAATCAAAATTGGCATAATTGGCGGTAGTGGGTTGTATAAAATGGAGGCCCTCGAAAATGTTGAAGAAATAGCCATAGATACGCCCTTCGGTAAACCTTCCGATAATTTTATAGTTGGTACTTTAGACGGCACAAAGGTGGTATTTTTAGCCCGTCACGGTAGAAATCATCATCTTTTGCCCACTGAGTTACCCTTTCGTGCCAATATTCATGGTTTTAAACAACTAGGAGTTGATTATTTAATTTCAGCATCGGCAGTTGGTTCATTACAACAACACATTAAACCCCTTGATTTTGTTATACCACATCAATTCATTGATCGCACCAAATCCCGTCAAGATACTTTTTTCGGCAATGGTATTGTTGCC
The sequence above is drawn from the Cyanobacterium sp. T60_A2020_053 genome and encodes:
- a CDS encoding ABC transporter ATP-binding protein, encoding MASFRDLLRYYSKYKLTVFFSIGAAGILEIIDLIIPYLIGQILNILSNQNIDIFLQNIINKFTFISSLSTNEKSVNLIAICLLIFVIAVVRAPVQSWLGSWFHWEITLKSRRDHSQKVIEKILTLPLNFYDENNPGRIAGRISRGISNHTWTYPEIAGEFLPKLIRILGIFVVILLIEKWIALGFIISFILILTLTFIHLKKLIIREQLLDTHQENTESRTSEIITNIKTVKSFATEARELARQKKRLNREYRVVINRIHLGYVKLATWNRTVVQLSLFLVFIGVLIPTFRGEMSLGHFITTYTLASMAYSELEPLSNLAEVFARRYASMIRFHEFMNLPSGEDASSLLPEYLSENPYQFTGKLHFQNISFGYHPDNLVLDNINFVIEPYQTVALVGRSGSGKSTLVKLLFRYFAPLQGEILVDGANIRSLDITRYRRRLAIVHQEVDMFNGTILDNLIYGNPDVTATELRNACQIARIDEFIQRLPEGYNTIVGERGVRLSGGQKQRLGIARALLVNPDILVFDEATSSLDYESEREIQLAMRSIFGTRTTIIIAHRLSTVREADKIIVLNQGKIAEVGNHEELLHRGGIYHRLHSLQESGDLY